Proteins co-encoded in one Alcanivorax sp. genomic window:
- the cadR gene encoding Cd(II)/Pb(II)-responsive transcriptional regulator, translating to MRIGQLAQLVGVETQTIRFYEQQGLLPPPDRQDNGYRVYTEKHGEGLAFIRRCRILGLSLAEIHELQSYQDDPHQPCTAVNALLDDHISHVRSQITALQALEKQLVSLRASCNDDREVEACGVLAGISEGNMHQQ from the coding sequence ATGCGCATTGGTCAGTTGGCGCAGTTGGTAGGGGTCGAAACACAGACGATCCGCTTCTATGAACAGCAGGGCTTGTTGCCGCCGCCTGATCGGCAGGACAACGGTTACCGTGTCTATACCGAGAAGCATGGTGAGGGGCTGGCCTTCATCCGTCGCTGCAGAATCCTGGGCCTGTCACTGGCTGAGATTCACGAACTACAGAGCTATCAGGACGACCCTCATCAGCCTTGTACCGCCGTCAACGCCTTGCTCGATGATCACATCTCTCATGTGCGGTCGCAGATAACCGCTCTGCAAGCGCTTGAGAAACAACTCGTTTCACTGAGAGCGAGCTGCAACGATGACCGGGAAGTTGAGGCGTGTGGGGTTCTTGCTGGAATTAGCGAAGGAAACATGCACCAGCAGTAG
- a CDS encoding STY4851/ECs_5259 family protein codes for MTDREHEGNSFITPLLGFDQSNGKNVDNIAAGSPSGTSRPSAPVANDGSRFDESCCRNGKYTVGEKGDERLFVSYSKALDFLRSMPVAKWRRPNDAGNWGIVSAAYWEGEQPEVEPLAKSPSRVDSQIAPHIEESAMQPKADFIGSALSRSRAGCWLKDFLESRHQAGPDGRALYLYRVESAEYDALRRDLAGSKVEIEHPIYGVYWAAAFCLFVSETYRRDYPDWSWAPFERPLSIELTSVQHANIVKNGLSFWRRELRVRDSGSRDYLGTLFDEGGLPWRLVQSDSHGFARAIRGTIRQYYTSQRDNRDLVSVVAAYAQYFPQTFQTLEKYQLIASVAQWMVGLAEEHPIQGEEDPADYLDKHAPEWRIRSPLPVGEENARRLLNEWLKDAGKAKAEKASMEADARNYTCEHTLLGDYSDWHISTLAFLPSEIKIQLEDCGIKSTRLEVAFYEGDSLLSRAGILYGQVNEDRTSISAKIDQRTVALDRKQPDLPLIVRFLSNGDCIEACHFDGSEIDYHHTPLVFIKDDGQVKLSPVSSGRFRGEAALVSIPESINIISSEGCTELGRDQYRLTWVEITSSLSLSGNGSTFNMELSPLAPAFDLALYGALSELRTLPNVVYRGWPRLESSGLDVKTLSITANGERLVTADYRLERFGCFNCVVQLPDSSVLMRRKIGVLPPDLKISTVAGARNKPVRLVLNTRYRIHAAVEDHRVHVKCLAEPGRIQFLLEPKLGGSLPDIISVSVREVRDSTPGVTIRVPAPVIGATLLDNYGNCFNASKLLLDKLIETSLLLTPRPGRREQFFLDFELVGDGQVGIRRHYQLEIYGNSRQISLYSYFEDICQMLATTNNQDAAIRLRVETDVEHLRLEIVRHNAYLDGPNEDSYSLIGGAVSSSQNELQVHCIKLSDPACKPVIIDEVASEGVGIGRFQIPYKMMKEGPWLLVPEKGSEIRFRPALYLTEDMKELSIQTATSLHDAARRYHPVQNPYAFVDAVERMTCDWGDSGWSYLSSIKDRYSHLPLSSFECWKAIVSNERALAGVCFRMDIDTQFCARMVNELSVIWESVSIGSWQAAAVRYREYLKENGIDDTFVESLLERRVALLSSSIPCFKYLAKPLLSSDFSALPAPPLEVVLPLWYQGLRRRHADDPRWPTWFADELNGWIAASDFPPKVKTMVDVPFAIAVACTPIFMACLTAGVVQLSDLAPETSGTRFAIKVLSEFDREGWFEPVYSTTLSNILMKRI; via the coding sequence ATGACAGACAGGGAACACGAAGGCAATTCTTTTATAACGCCTTTGTTAGGATTTGATCAATCCAACGGAAAGAACGTTGACAATATCGCGGCTGGTAGCCCTAGTGGTACTTCGCGGCCCTCCGCTCCGGTGGCCAATGATGGCTCTCGTTTTGATGAGAGCTGTTGTCGGAATGGTAAGTATACGGTTGGCGAAAAGGGTGATGAGAGACTATTCGTCAGCTATTCCAAAGCATTGGATTTCCTTCGATCCATGCCGGTCGCAAAGTGGCGTCGACCGAATGACGCGGGTAATTGGGGAATCGTCAGCGCTGCCTACTGGGAGGGAGAGCAACCTGAAGTAGAGCCACTAGCCAAATCCCCTTCACGTGTAGACAGCCAGATTGCTCCTCATATAGAGGAATCAGCAATGCAGCCTAAGGCGGATTTTATCGGCAGCGCACTCTCGAGATCCCGAGCAGGGTGTTGGTTAAAGGATTTTTTAGAAAGTAGGCATCAGGCTGGTCCCGATGGGCGGGCCTTGTACCTTTACCGCGTTGAGAGCGCTGAATATGATGCACTTCGCAGAGATTTGGCGGGTTCGAAGGTAGAGATTGAGCATCCGATTTACGGAGTATATTGGGCTGCGGCGTTTTGCCTTTTTGTTTCTGAAACTTACAGGCGTGATTACCCTGATTGGTCTTGGGCACCATTTGAAAGGCCATTGTCCATTGAATTAACCTCGGTTCAACACGCTAACATAGTCAAAAATGGTCTTTCATTTTGGCGACGTGAACTGAGAGTGCGGGATTCTGGGTCCCGCGATTATCTCGGTACCCTGTTTGACGAGGGCGGATTACCGTGGCGCCTCGTTCAGAGTGATAGTCACGGATTCGCGCGGGCAATTCGCGGCACCATTCGTCAATACTATACCAGCCAGCGCGATAACCGAGATCTGGTTTCAGTGGTGGCTGCTTACGCGCAATACTTCCCGCAAACCTTCCAGACGCTAGAGAAGTATCAGCTTATCGCTTCGGTTGCCCAGTGGATGGTCGGCTTGGCGGAAGAGCATCCCATTCAGGGCGAGGAAGACCCTGCCGATTATCTGGATAAGCACGCTCCTGAATGGCGAATTCGCTCTCCGTTGCCAGTGGGAGAAGAGAATGCCCGGCGTTTATTGAATGAATGGCTGAAGGATGCGGGTAAAGCCAAGGCCGAAAAGGCGTCGATGGAAGCCGATGCTCGCAATTATACCTGTGAGCACACCTTACTGGGCGACTACAGCGATTGGCATATCTCGACATTAGCCTTCTTGCCGAGTGAAATAAAAATCCAGCTTGAGGACTGCGGTATCAAAAGCACCCGGCTGGAAGTCGCCTTCTACGAGGGGGACTCACTTCTTTCCCGAGCAGGCATTTTGTATGGTCAGGTCAATGAAGATCGAACATCCATATCCGCTAAAATAGACCAACGCACAGTTGCTCTAGACCGCAAGCAGCCTGATCTTCCTCTCATTGTTCGATTTCTATCCAATGGCGATTGTATAGAGGCCTGCCATTTTGATGGCAGCGAAATCGACTATCATCATACGCCCCTCGTCTTCATCAAAGATGACGGGCAGGTAAAGCTTAGCCCAGTTTCTTCTGGAAGATTTCGAGGCGAAGCAGCCTTGGTTAGCATTCCGGAATCAATCAATATCATTTCTAGCGAGGGCTGTACTGAGCTTGGTCGTGACCAGTATCGGCTGACCTGGGTTGAAATTACCTCTAGCCTTTCTTTGTCGGGCAATGGCAGTACTTTCAATATGGAGCTCAGTCCGTTGGCTCCGGCGTTTGATCTGGCACTTTACGGTGCGCTTTCAGAGTTGAGGACACTGCCCAATGTGGTCTACCGAGGTTGGCCGCGTCTTGAGTCCTCTGGGTTGGACGTGAAGACCTTGTCGATAACGGCAAATGGAGAGCGTCTTGTCACAGCCGATTATCGGCTAGAGCGATTTGGGTGCTTCAATTGTGTGGTGCAACTTCCGGATTCAAGCGTTTTGATGCGTCGGAAGATCGGTGTACTGCCGCCGGATTTGAAAATTTCGACTGTCGCTGGTGCCCGAAATAAGCCAGTAAGACTTGTTCTTAACACCCGGTATCGTATCCATGCGGCGGTAGAGGATCACAGGGTTCATGTCAAGTGTCTTGCTGAGCCTGGCCGCATACAGTTTCTTTTGGAGCCCAAATTAGGAGGCTCTCTCCCCGACATCATCTCGGTGTCTGTTCGTGAGGTTAGGGATTCTACGCCTGGGGTCACTATTCGAGTGCCAGCCCCGGTAATTGGCGCTACCCTCCTGGATAATTACGGCAACTGTTTCAACGCTTCTAAATTACTGCTCGATAAGCTCATTGAAACTTCACTCCTTTTAACGCCTCGGCCTGGCCGTCGAGAGCAGTTCTTTTTAGATTTTGAGTTAGTCGGCGACGGCCAAGTAGGGATAAGACGCCACTATCAGCTCGAAATTTACGGGAATAGTCGTCAAATTAGCCTTTATTCCTATTTTGAAGACATCTGTCAGATGCTGGCGACGACCAATAATCAGGATGCTGCAATACGCTTAAGAGTAGAGACTGATGTTGAACACTTGCGCTTGGAAATAGTTAGACACAATGCATATCTTGATGGTCCAAATGAGGATAGCTATTCGCTGATTGGGGGGGCTGTTTCCTCTAGCCAGAATGAATTGCAGGTCCATTGCATTAAGCTCTCAGACCCGGCCTGTAAGCCCGTGATTATCGATGAAGTAGCCTCAGAGGGGGTTGGTATTGGCCGCTTCCAGATCCCTTATAAAATGATGAAGGAAGGGCCTTGGCTTTTGGTTCCTGAAAAGGGCAGCGAAATTCGCTTTCGGCCCGCCTTGTATCTGACGGAGGATATGAAGGAATTGTCGATTCAGACGGCAACTTCCCTACACGATGCGGCTAGACGATATCATCCAGTGCAGAATCCTTATGCGTTTGTGGATGCCGTCGAGCGAATGACGTGTGACTGGGGTGATAGCGGGTGGTCGTACTTATCGAGTATTAAGGATCGTTATAGTCATCTTCCTTTGTCATCCTTTGAATGTTGGAAGGCAATCGTAAGCAATGAACGCGCACTTGCTGGGGTGTGTTTTCGAATGGACATCGATACCCAATTTTGTGCCCGGATGGTGAACGAACTGTCTGTGATATGGGAGTCTGTCTCTATTGGATCCTGGCAGGCTGCGGCGGTACGTTACCGCGAGTATCTGAAGGAGAATGGTATCGACGATACGTTTGTAGAATCGCTTTTGGAGCGGCGGGTCGCGTTACTATCTTCATCGATACCTTGCTTTAAGTATCTTGCGAAACCTTTACTTTCTTCTGATTTTTCGGCGCTTCCTGCACCTCCCTTGGAGGTTGTACTGCCTCTTTGGTACCAAGGCTTGCGGCGTAGACATGCCGATGACCCCAGGTGGCCAACTTGGTTTGCCGATGAGCTAAATGGCTGGATTGCTGCATCTGACTTTCCACCTAAAGTTAAGACAATGGTTGATGTTCCATTCGCAATCGCAGTGGCTTGTACACCAATTTTTATGGCCTGCCTCACAGCAGGCGTGGTTCAGTTGAGTGACCTCGCCCCTGAAACTTCGGGGACGCGCTTCGCGATTAAAGTGCTTTCAGAATTTGACAGAGAGGGCTGGTTCGAACCGGTGTATTCAACCACTCTGTCAAATATTTTAATGAAAAGGATTTAG
- a CDS encoding DEAD/DEAH box helicase: MSGHYKDLINQSLDRTREATLSILGVGEKGLRSHLGKAMHNRLGEDGCFLASPVFEHTFGWQTAEITFADLRGSLLSPELVDALSNAENGDYQFKPTIKPYAHQIRSWKTLLASEPKSAVITTGTGSGKTECFMVPILQDLIEEHKASQQPLVGVHALFLYPLNALINSQRERLHAWTAPFGDSIRFCLYNGNTEEKKSKVRKEQSERKNQILSREELRDNPAPILMTNATMLEYMLVRQVDDPIVQKSKAAQSLRWIVLDEAHTYVGSQAAELSLLLRRVVEAFGKQASEIRFVATSATIADEKAEARLRTYLAGLAGVPESQVEVIGGKRSIPPITLTGPENGLSLEQLTAIDRGNAVSNERFTALSGSIMARRIRDRIVNTDERVTLEDIANDLGDLLTARSSSEKQQELLSWIDLLTDTKKDGDSEPFLKLRMHLFQRMLHGLWSCINPECADKPADLSKWPFGNVHLHQRSRCDCGAPVYEVAFCDECKTPHLVAEQVHPYLRQSSPYVSDEFSLQDDDDSEDSADSGTSVGKTRRHRLVISPRADEAYHREGLDLDTTELGSLLSKASIDIYHSEESGSRCVGCGNAGHRPAGFLRKAYLGAPFYVANAVPTVLEFCPEPSKDDCGGNDPVTLPAKGRKLITFTDSRQGTARMAVRMQQEAERSRLRGVLYSNLRNVQALEDSALGGNPHGSVEDNLERAARMEAAGLKDDAAYFRKIAEDLIGKAGESSSVAIDWTSMVEKIAASDDIRHAMLDYNRYANPQLFHGDGGAFTLARVLLTREFARRPKNQNSAETLGLIKVGYRGLNNISVIPDRWGGTKAPAASGEGSSLLTLADWKDFLTLALHFYVRENSFFKLDDAERSWMGTRFAPKRVYEPGTEVSGPRAKSWPQIGSSARQRLIKILSIGIGLDVGIEINKNKVNSWLTAAWKALVGAQILQTDGEGYALNREALTFSLPSTGWICPVTNRFLDTTFRGLTPYLPDRADRALYRCRPVNLPDYVSLSPTGESVGAVREIRGLVARNERIAELRAENLWTDISDRTVEGGFYYRTAEHSAQQASTRLERYEDDFKRGKINVLNCSTTMEMGVDIGGISAVVMNNVPPHPANYLQRAGRAGRRSEARAVAYTLCKADPHNNRAFMNPKWPFETAIPAPVITLSSGPLVQRHVNSLLLAKFLQAEMATEDDRLKLNVHWFFGGAPSNSERFCEWLDETAVGDENDHTVLQGVRRIASKDTALGTASIASLLGDAKDAIKGLADTWRDEYRKLNDRHLNTKDGDPYKKAIELERKRHEEEYLLRDLAARAFLPGYGFPTGVVNLNTYNIEDFKQSAKSRENRSREDNIYSHKEQPSRDLPVAIREYAPGAQIVVDGRVYRSAGVLLKNYSSGQEGGQRFDLAWSCGHCGAHGFKELAYVSGEELSCTQCHMLIGLNERKKVLRPLGFTTDFYEPTSNDVSAQKFIPVAKPQISVNENVAALPDERCGFIRYGQKGTVLYHSGGEHGTGYAVCLACGVAGSMAQSGEVPESLRPDKFHRPIGGASGSHKDRECSGESVARDIYLGYQAQTDVLELVLRKPRSGEWIPANEEGAVIAMTLAVALRDVIADKLGISASEMGFGTRQDRDLDTGSIRYVIQLYDDVAGGAGFVLAGLDDISALMGAMIAKLECPVECQNICSSCLAGKDSRVEFNELDRRAALNWINESALRSHLQLPAPFSAIAGATYWPYDAQRFVRSALSENAAVIVLALSGDAMEWELGSPSFRRLVMGWKVMHQKQVAILVEKSAIVSDEVKQDLALLASLGVLIAEYDGKTLYPGVCAPVQVGYNDGSSKTLLGDNLIAACPGSHFLESDEQSMWVTTDQFSGYRFQKIDTAQWQTQRNGAEVVEVHTELNGAARNMSSRFVSLLEQKAPSFIKAIRVEKISRLVYEDRYLKSPSSVIILAAMLRGFALDENCAVEVLTSRATTDRMGRFNWHDWLNEEDQRVVTQAFLKLSLRDSEESGPKIHVSVADSVKELTHRRVLTLELTSGAKFTLAFDQGVGYWATKSEYRYRGFDFTDDPKSQITRMLEIGAACDVVNSGDWSTDITIYSPEVRT, encoded by the coding sequence ATGAGCGGTCATTACAAGGATCTTATTAATCAGTCATTAGACAGGACCCGCGAAGCCACGCTCAGTATCTTGGGGGTTGGTGAGAAAGGCTTGCGAAGCCATCTAGGCAAAGCCATGCACAATCGCCTAGGCGAGGACGGCTGCTTTTTGGCCTCGCCGGTTTTCGAGCACACTTTCGGATGGCAGACTGCCGAAATAACGTTCGCAGACCTGCGCGGCAGCTTGTTGTCGCCTGAGCTTGTCGATGCATTATCGAATGCTGAGAACGGAGATTATCAGTTCAAGCCAACGATAAAGCCGTACGCGCACCAAATTCGAAGCTGGAAAACACTGCTGGCGAGCGAGCCTAAATCAGCAGTGATTACCACGGGTACCGGTTCAGGGAAAACGGAATGTTTTATGGTTCCGATTCTCCAGGACCTTATTGAGGAGCATAAGGCTTCACAACAGCCCCTCGTCGGCGTGCATGCACTTTTCCTTTACCCTCTGAATGCGCTTATCAACTCGCAGCGAGAGCGACTTCATGCTTGGACCGCCCCCTTTGGCGATAGCATCAGATTTTGCTTATACAACGGCAACACGGAAGAGAAAAAATCCAAGGTAAGAAAGGAGCAAAGTGAACGTAAGAATCAGATTCTGTCGCGGGAAGAACTGAGAGATAACCCCGCTCCAATCCTGATGACCAACGCTACCATGCTGGAGTATATGTTGGTCAGACAGGTCGACGACCCTATCGTCCAAAAATCTAAAGCCGCCCAGTCCTTGCGCTGGATTGTGTTGGACGAGGCACATACCTATGTGGGCTCCCAAGCTGCCGAGCTATCGCTTTTGCTACGCAGGGTTGTCGAGGCATTTGGAAAACAGGCCTCAGAAATTCGTTTTGTCGCGACATCGGCCACCATTGCAGACGAAAAGGCAGAAGCTCGCCTGCGGACTTATCTTGCTGGCCTTGCAGGCGTTCCTGAGAGCCAGGTAGAGGTAATAGGAGGTAAACGTAGTATTCCTCCTATTACACTAACTGGGCCTGAAAATGGATTATCTCTGGAGCAACTAACGGCTATCGATCGCGGAAACGCCGTTTCGAATGAACGATTTACTGCGTTGTCTGGGTCTATCATGGCTCGACGTATCCGTGACCGAATAGTGAATACCGATGAACGTGTCACGCTGGAGGACATTGCAAACGATTTAGGCGACTTGCTTACGGCTAGATCCTCAAGCGAGAAGCAGCAGGAACTGCTTAGCTGGATAGATTTGCTCACCGATACCAAGAAAGACGGTGACTCTGAGCCCTTCCTGAAATTAAGGATGCATTTGTTCCAGCGAATGCTGCACGGTCTTTGGAGTTGCATCAATCCTGAATGCGCTGATAAGCCAGCAGACCTTTCAAAATGGCCATTCGGCAATGTCCACCTTCACCAGCGTTCCCGTTGTGACTGCGGTGCACCCGTCTACGAGGTCGCGTTCTGTGACGAATGTAAAACGCCGCATCTGGTAGCTGAGCAGGTTCATCCCTATCTTAGACAATCCAGTCCGTATGTGAGTGACGAATTTTCACTCCAAGACGACGATGATAGTGAGGATTCAGCTGATAGCGGTACGAGTGTCGGGAAGACAAGGCGTCACCGCTTGGTTATTTCGCCAAGAGCTGACGAGGCGTACCACCGAGAAGGACTCGATCTGGATACAACAGAACTGGGTTCGCTGTTAAGTAAAGCCAGCATTGACATCTATCATTCAGAGGAATCAGGCAGCCGTTGTGTCGGATGTGGCAATGCGGGACACCGGCCGGCAGGTTTCTTGAGAAAGGCCTATTTAGGCGCTCCGTTCTATGTGGCGAATGCCGTTCCGACTGTCCTGGAGTTTTGCCCGGAGCCATCTAAGGACGACTGCGGCGGGAATGACCCCGTGACGCTGCCTGCTAAAGGTAGAAAGCTGATTACCTTTACCGATAGTCGTCAAGGTACGGCCAGAATGGCCGTTCGAATGCAGCAAGAGGCTGAGCGGTCGAGATTACGTGGGGTGCTTTATAGCAATCTTCGAAATGTTCAGGCATTAGAGGATAGTGCGCTTGGGGGTAACCCTCACGGTAGCGTGGAAGACAACCTGGAGCGGGCTGCTCGAATGGAGGCGGCGGGATTAAAGGACGACGCAGCCTATTTCCGTAAAATTGCGGAAGACCTTATTGGTAAAGCAGGCGAATCTAGTTCTGTAGCCATAGATTGGACCTCTATGGTAGAAAAAATTGCAGCTAGTGATGATATTCGTCATGCAATGCTCGATTACAACCGATACGCAAACCCGCAACTCTTCCATGGTGACGGAGGCGCCTTTACGCTTGCGAGGGTACTGCTAACCCGTGAGTTCGCTCGTCGTCCCAAGAATCAGAATAGTGCTGAAACCCTTGGTTTAATCAAAGTTGGCTATCGGGGCTTAAATAATATCAGCGTGATTCCTGATCGCTGGGGAGGAACCAAAGCACCTGCCGCTAGCGGTGAGGGTTCCAGCCTCCTCACATTGGCGGATTGGAAGGATTTTCTGACGCTGGCGCTGCACTTCTACGTAAGAGAAAACAGCTTCTTTAAACTAGACGATGCAGAGCGATCTTGGATGGGCACCCGTTTCGCACCGAAAAGGGTTTATGAGCCCGGCACGGAGGTTTCCGGACCAAGAGCTAAATCCTGGCCGCAAATTGGGTCGTCAGCAAGGCAGAGATTAATCAAGATTCTATCGATCGGGATTGGCCTCGATGTGGGTATTGAGATTAATAAGAATAAAGTCAACTCATGGTTAACCGCCGCGTGGAAGGCGTTGGTTGGCGCCCAAATTCTCCAGACTGATGGAGAGGGTTATGCATTGAACCGCGAGGCTCTCACGTTCTCGCTTCCATCGACCGGTTGGATATGTCCAGTAACTAATCGTTTCCTGGACACTACGTTCAGAGGGCTGACTCCCTATCTGCCAGATAGAGCTGATCGAGCGCTGTATCGATGTAGACCAGTTAATCTGCCTGACTATGTGTCGCTGTCCCCAACGGGAGAAAGTGTCGGTGCGGTCAGGGAGATTCGGGGACTGGTTGCTCGTAATGAACGGATTGCAGAACTAAGAGCGGAAAACCTCTGGACGGACATCTCAGACCGCACTGTAGAGGGAGGGTTTTACTACCGAACTGCCGAGCATTCTGCGCAGCAAGCATCAACTCGACTTGAGCGATACGAAGATGACTTTAAGCGCGGGAAAATCAATGTATTGAATTGCTCAACAACGATGGAGATGGGCGTAGATATTGGCGGCATATCAGCCGTTGTGATGAATAACGTTCCGCCACATCCGGCAAACTATCTTCAGCGTGCTGGCCGGGCGGGTCGGCGTAGCGAGGCTCGTGCGGTTGCTTATACGCTTTGTAAGGCAGATCCACACAATAATCGCGCATTTATGAATCCGAAATGGCCTTTCGAGACCGCTATTCCAGCGCCCGTCATAACATTGAGTTCTGGGCCGTTAGTACAGCGTCATGTCAATTCGCTTTTATTGGCAAAATTTCTTCAGGCTGAAATGGCTACAGAAGATGACCGGCTGAAGCTTAACGTACATTGGTTTTTCGGTGGTGCGCCGTCAAATAGTGAGCGATTTTGTGAGTGGTTGGACGAAACTGCAGTTGGAGATGAAAATGATCACACCGTGCTGCAGGGGGTTAGGAGGATTGCATCGAAAGATACTGCCCTGGGCACGGCCAGCATTGCATCGCTTTTGGGTGACGCCAAAGATGCAATTAAAGGTTTGGCAGATACTTGGCGAGATGAATATCGAAAACTAAATGATCGACATCTGAATACTAAAGATGGCGATCCATACAAAAAGGCGATTGAATTGGAGAGAAAGCGTCACGAGGAAGAATACCTGCTACGAGATCTCGCCGCACGCGCCTTCCTTCCTGGTTATGGTTTTCCAACCGGTGTTGTGAATCTGAATACTTATAATATCGAAGATTTCAAGCAATCGGCAAAGAGCAGAGAAAATAGATCCCGAGAGGACAATATTTATTCGCATAAAGAACAACCTTCTCGTGATCTTCCTGTAGCTATTCGAGAATATGCTCCGGGCGCGCAGATTGTTGTTGATGGTCGTGTCTATCGATCAGCTGGAGTTTTACTCAAAAATTACAGTAGTGGACAAGAAGGCGGCCAGCGTTTTGACTTAGCCTGGAGTTGTGGGCATTGCGGTGCGCATGGGTTTAAGGAGCTGGCCTATGTCAGTGGAGAAGAGCTCTCCTGCACTCAATGTCATATGTTAATTGGCCTCAATGAACGCAAGAAAGTACTGCGACCGCTTGGGTTTACCACAGATTTTTATGAGCCTACGAGTAATGATGTCTCCGCACAGAAGTTTATTCCTGTTGCAAAGCCTCAAATAAGTGTTAACGAAAATGTAGCGGCGCTTCCTGATGAGCGTTGCGGTTTTATCCGCTATGGCCAGAAAGGTACGGTTCTCTATCATTCTGGTGGCGAACACGGTACCGGATACGCGGTTTGCCTAGCGTGTGGAGTTGCGGGTTCAATGGCACAAAGTGGCGAAGTACCTGAGAGCTTGCGGCCTGATAAATTCCATCGCCCCATTGGCGGAGCATCTGGTAGCCACAAGGATAGAGAGTGCTCCGGTGAAAGCGTTGCGAGAGATATCTATCTCGGTTACCAAGCGCAGACCGATGTCTTGGAACTCGTACTGAGAAAACCCCGGTCAGGAGAGTGGATACCCGCTAATGAGGAAGGCGCTGTCATTGCGATGACCTTGGCCGTCGCCCTGCGAGATGTGATCGCTGACAAGTTAGGTATTTCCGCCAGCGAGATGGGTTTCGGAACACGTCAAGATCGAGATTTAGATACCGGAAGCATTCGCTACGTTATCCAGCTCTATGATGATGTAGCAGGTGGTGCGGGCTTCGTCTTGGCTGGCCTAGACGATATTTCTGCGCTCATGGGTGCAATGATTGCGAAGTTGGAGTGTCCCGTAGAGTGTCAAAATATTTGCTCATCTTGCTTGGCAGGCAAAGATAGTCGTGTCGAATTCAACGAGCTTGACCGCCGCGCAGCGCTGAATTGGATCAATGAGAGTGCTCTTCGTTCACATCTTCAACTACCTGCGCCGTTTTCCGCAATCGCTGGTGCAACATACTGGCCATACGATGCCCAGCGGTTTGTTAGGTCTGCGTTGAGCGAAAACGCTGCTGTTATCGTGCTCGCCCTTAGTGGTGATGCTATGGAGTGGGAGCTAGGAAGCCCAAGTTTTAGACGCCTCGTCATGGGCTGGAAGGTAATGCATCAAAAGCAGGTTGCAATTCTTGTTGAAAAATCAGCAATAGTTTCTGATGAAGTCAAGCAAGACTTAGCCTTGCTAGCGAGCTTGGGGGTGTTGATCGCAGAATACGATGGGAAAACACTCTATCCGGGTGTTTGTGCACCAGTGCAAGTCGGATACAACGATGGCTCAAGCAAAACCCTTCTGGGAGATAATTTAATTGCCGCTTGCCCTGGCAGTCACTTTCTTGAGAGTGATGAGCAGTCGATGTGGGTGACAACTGATCAGTTTTCAGGATATCGATTCCAGAAAATTGATACTGCGCAATGGCAAACGCAGCGAAATGGCGCTGAAGTGGTAGAAGTTCATACTGAATTGAATGGTGCAGCTCGAAATATGTCGTCGCGTTTTGTCAGTTTGCTCGAGCAAAAAGCGCCTTCCTTTATCAAAGCTATACGAGTTGAAAAAATCAGTCGGCTCGTTTACGAGGACCGATACCTAAAGTCTCCATCATCGGTCATTATTCTGGCTGCCATGCTTAGAGGTTTTGCTTTGGATGAAAATTGCGCTGTCGAAGTCCTAACTTCTAGAGCGACCACTGACAGAATGGGGCGTTTTAATTGGCATGATTGGCTGAACGAGGAAGATCAGCGGGTAGTCACCCAAGCATTTTTGAAACTGAGTTTAAGAGATAGCGAAGAGAGCGGCCCAAAGATCCATGTCAGCGTGGCTGATTCGGTTAAGGAGCTCACTCACAGGCGTGTGTTAACCCTGGAATTGACGTCCGGGGCTAAGTTTACGCTGGCGTTTGATCAGGGCGTTGGCTACTGGGCAACTAAGTCTGAGTATCGGTACAGGGGGTTCGATTTCACGGATGACCCAAAATCTCAAATTACTAGGATGCTGGAAATTGGTGCCGCCTGTGATGTTGTAAACTCGGGAGACTGGTCGACGGATATCACGATTTATTCGCCAGAAGTACGAACGTGA